The DNA window ACGCCGAGTAACGCTATCGCGCAGCCCAATACTCCCACCACGGTTGCCATTGCGAATACCGACAACCCGCAACTGTACCGCACCTACCGTCACAACAGGCTCGACACGCCGCTCGACCAGCGGGTGATGACGTACCATTTCCCGCTCGACAACGGCAGTTATCAGGTCAAGCTGCACTTTGCCGAGATCAACTGGAACGCGGCGGGCAAGCGCGTCTTCAATCTGAGCGTGGAGGGCGTGCCCATCCTGAACAACTTCGACATCTTTGCCCAGGCAGGCGGGAAGAACCGGGCGCTGGTCATTCCCGTGCCCAACGTGCAGGTGACGGACAAGGAGCTGACGATCCAGCTCAAGGCCACCGTGGACTTCCCCAACATCTCGGGCATCGAGGTCTCGCGATAGGGGTTCCAACTCTGGAGATCGCCCCCAAGCAGCATTGGCTCTTGGGGATGGTTCTTCGGCTGTGGGGCGACCAGGGAAAGCGTGAGCCTTCAGACCGCGGGGCTGCTTCCCGTCGGGTCCCCCGAGGAGGGAGGTGACAGCGGGAGGGCCTGCCAAAGGAGACCCGACCAGGGGGACCGAGCGGGTGTGCGGCAGACAGTAACGCCTCTTACCTTACGTTTGAAAGCCCTTCTCCTTTTTCTCCTGTTACTTGTGATGTACTGGGCAACATGAGTGGTCCTGACCGTCTTTCCGTCGCCATCGTGGGCGGCTCCGGGTACGCGGGCGGGGAGTTCCTGCGCCTGGCGCTGGGGCACCCGCACCTGAACGTCACGCAAGTGACGAGCGAGCGCAGCGCGGGGCAGCCCGTCGCCCTCGTCCACCCTAACCTGCGGGGGCGCACCAACTTGAAGTTTCGCAAGGCCGCCGAGCTGGAGGAGGCGGACATCCTCGTGCTGGCCCTGCCGCATGGGAGCGCCGCCAGGCGAATGGCTGAGTTCGAGGGCAAGGCGCGGGTGATCGTGGACCTGTCCGCCGACTTCCGCCTGAAGGACCCGGAGGTCTACCGGGCGACGTACGGCGAGGAGCATCCCACGCCGGAGCGGCTGAACGAGTGGGTGTACGGCAATCCCGAGCTGCACCGCGAGGAGCTGCGGACGGCCACCCGCATCGCCTGCGCGGGCTGCTTCGCCACGAGCGTGATCCTGCCGCTGTATCCGCTGCTGAAGCTGGGCGTGCTACTCCCCAAGGACATCATCGCCACCGGGCTGGTGGGGTCGAGTGCGGCGGGCGCGAGCGCCACCGAGGCGAGCCACCACCCTGAGCGGGCCGGAAGTCTGCGGGTGTACAAGCCGGTCGGCCACCGCCACACGGCCGAGGCGCAGCAGGAGTTGCCGGGCCGCTTCCCGCTGCACCTGACCGCGATTAGCACGCCCAACGTGCGCGGCATCCTGACGACCATCCAGGCCTGGATTCCCGACGGCTACTCCGACCGCGACGTGTGGAGCGCCTACCGCGAGGTGTACGGCCAGGAGCCCTTCATCCGCATCGTGAAGGTCGCCAAAGGGATTCACCGCTACCCCGACCCCGTGCTGCTGGACGGGACGAATTACTGCGACCTGGGCTTCGAGATGGACCTGGACTCGGGCCGGGTGGTCCTGATGAGCGCCATCGACAACCTGGTGAAGGGCACGGCGGGGCACGCCCTCCAGAGCCTGAACATCGCCCACGGGTGGGACGAGACGGCGGGGCTGGAATTCGCGGGGCTGCACCCGGCCTGAGGCAGACTCAGACGGACGGCGGCAGGCGCACGACGCTCAGCATGTAGCGGCCGAAGGCCTGAATGGCCTGGTAGAAGTGCTCGAAATCCACGGGCTTGACCACATAGCTCGCCGCGTGCGTCTGGTACGAACGCAGGATGTCCTCGTCGGCCTGGCTGGTGGTCAGGACAATCACGGGGATGCTCCTCAGGTCGGGGTCGCGCTTGAGTTCGGCCAGCACCTCCAGCCCGTTCATGCGCGGCATGTTGATGTCGAGCAGGATGATGTCCGGGCGGGGGGCGTCCTCAAAGCCGGGCTCGTGATGCAGGAACTCCAGGGCCTCCACCCCGTCCCGGGCGACATGCAGCCGGTTGGCGACCCCGGCCGAGGCAAACGCCTCCTCGGTCAGGATGATGTCCGGTTCGCTGTCCTCGACGAGCAGGATCTCGATGGGGGTGGGGGTGGGCGTGGTCATCGGTATCTCCCGTCGTTCTCAGCGCAGTCTGACGCATGAGCTTGACCCAACCCTGAACCGCGCTTCACCGGGCCACAACGGTCCCTTGAGGCTCCCTTTGCCTGCTTCTCGGGCTAGCCTGTGCCGCGTGAACATCCTGCAAGCCGCGCTGGGGGGCGGCGCGATTTTCCCCGACCCCGAAACCCTGCTGGACGGCCTGACTTTCGAGGTGGCGACCCGCACCGTCCCGGGCGTTCCGTACACCCTGGCGGACCTGCTCGCGCACCTTTCCGTGACGCAGCGCGCGAGTCTGGACCTCGCAGCGGGGCGGACGGATACCTGGCCGGAGGGGCTGGACCTGTGGCCGGGCCTGGCGGACGAACGGGCGCTCGACGCCTGCCTGACTGACCTGCGGCTGGGCCTGGCCGAGGCTCAGGCGCTGGCGGCTGATCCCTCTGGCCGGGCGCGCGACCTGCTCACCGACCTCGCCGCCCACAGCGCCTACCACTGGGGCCAGGTGGCCCTGCTGCGCCGGGTGCTGGGCGAGTGGCCGCAGTGACGCCACCGGAAGGGACGGACGAGGCGCCCCGGGTGTGGGTGGGCAGCCTCAACCCGGCGAAGGTGACTCCCGTCCGCGAGGTGTTCCAGGCCTGGTGGCCGGGGGCACGGGTGGAGGGCGTAATGGTCCCCAGCGGCGTGCCCGAGCAGCCCATTGGCGAAGCGCAGACACGCGAGGGCGCCGTGAACCGGGCAAGGGCGGCGCTCACGCAGGCTGGGGGACGGGGCCTGGGCCGTGGGCCTGGAGGGCGGCGTCCTGCTCGCCGGGGCGGAGGGACGGCTGTTCGGGATCGTGGCGGTTGCCCATGCCCGGAACGGCCAGGTCCGGGTGGAGGTCTCACGCACGGCCGATCTGCGCCTGCCCCCGGCGGTGACGGACCGGGTCCGTACCGGGGAAGAACTCGGGGTCGTGATGGACGAACTCCTCGGCGTGACGGACATCAAGCGCGGCGTGGGCAGCGTGGGGGCGGTGACCGGTGGCCTGGTCACCCGCGCGGACGTGTGGCGGCAGGCGGTGGCACTCGCCGCGGCTCCCTTAAGGGACGCTCTGCCGGGGGGCGCGGGCCTCTACTCCGGCTAGGACTGTACCCTGGAGCATGACGCAAGGCACCGAGGTCAGCAACAACGAGGCCGAACGCCGCTACGAACTCAAGCAAGGCGGGCGCGTGGTCGGGATCGCCGAGTACCGCCCGGCCGGGGACGCGGTGATGTTCACCCACACCGAGGTCGAGGAGGGCCACGAGGGCCAGGGCCTCGGCTCGCAACTGATCCGGGCCGCCCTCGACGACGTGCGCTCGCAGGGCCGCCAGGTCGTGCCGATGTGCCAGTTCGTCGCCGCCTACATCCGCGAACACCGGGAGTACGTGGACCTGGTGCAGCCGGGGCAGCGGGGCGTGTTCAGGCTCTGACCCTGTTCCTGGTTCAGAAACAGCCTTACCTTCCTGACACCTGGGTGGGCGGAGGCGCAGGCTCGGGGACATGACGGCTCCTGCCTCTTCCCCTTCCCCCGCCGTGCCGTGGGTCACGCGCCTCACACTGCTGCTCACCGCGACCCTCACCATCATGAGCGGGGCGACCATCGCGCCCTCGCTGCCCGCCATGCAGGCGCACTTCGCCGGAGTGCCCAACGCCGACGTGCTGGTGCGGCTGACCGTGACGGTGGTCGGCCTCGCCATCGCGGTCAGCGCCCCGCTCAGCGGCTACCTCACCGACCGGATCGGGCGGCGCCCAGTCCTGGTGGCGGCCATGCTGCTCTATGCCCTGGCCGGATCAAGCGGGCTCTACACCCCCAACCTCTGGACCCTGATGCTGGGCCGGGTGCTGCTGGGCCTGGCGGTCGGGGCGACCATGACGGCAGGCTCGGCGCTCGTGGCCGACCTCTTCGCCGGGGCGGAGCGGGCGCGCTTCCTGGGCCTCCAGAGTGCCTTTACCAGCCTGGGAGGTGTGATTTTTCTCCCGCTGGGTGGGCTGCTGGCGAACGTGGGCTGGCGTGCCCCCTTCGCGGTGTACCTGGCGGCCCTGCTGATCGTGCCGCTGGCCCTGCGGCTGCCCCGGGGGGAGACGGCCCGACCGGGGGTGGCGGCCTCGGATGCGGAGCGCATTCCCTGGCGGCTCGTCGGCCCGGCCTACGCGGTGGCGCTCGTGTACATGGTCGTCTTCTACCTGATGCCGACTCAGCTCCCCTACCGGCTGGAGGGACTGGGGGTAGCCCCGGCGCGGGTGGGCTTCGTCATGGGAATCAGCACCCTGTCGGGCGCCCTCGCCGCGCTGTGGTTCTCGCGCCGGGGCGGGACGCGTACGCCAGCCCTCACGACAGGCCTGAGCCTGCTCGCGCTGGCGACCGGGTGGACGCTAGTTAGCCTCGCCCCGGGAGCCCTCTGGGTCGTTCCGGGCCTGATGATCGGCGGGGCGGGCGCGGGGCTCGTCACACCCAACCTGAACACCTTCCTCGCCGCACTGGCCCCCGCCCACGCCCGGGGCCGGGTGTTGAGCGGCCTCTCCGCCAGCATCTTCCTGGGCCAGTTCCTGTCGCCGCTCCTCGCACAGCCCTTCGTGCGGGGCGATGACGTGAGCCACGCCTTCGGGGCGGGCGCGATCTTCGCGGCCCTGGTCGGGGTGGGGCTGGCGCTCACCGGCTGGCGGCTCGCGGTGCGCCGGGCCGCCAGGACAGGCTAAGGCTGAAGCAATGCTCCTTCTTTTCATTCGCTGCTCTTCTGCGCCCATTGGATTTCATATGCTACCTTCCCAGCCATGATTATCGTCAAGGTGGGCGGAAGCGCCGGAATCGACTACGACGCCGTATGCGCCGACCTAGCCGGACTGTGGAAGGAAGGGCAATGGTTCGTCCTGGTGCACGGCGGCAGCGGGGAGACGAACCGCGTCGCCGAGGCCCTGGGCCACCCGCCGCGCTTCGTGACGAGCCCCAGCGGCTACACGTCGCGCTTCACCGACCGCGAGACGCTCGAAATCTTCGAGATGGTGTACTGCGGCAAGATGAACAAGGGCATCGTCGAGCGGCTGCAACGCCTCGGCGTGAACGCGGTTGGCCTGAGCGGACTCGATGGGCGCATCTTTGAGGGCAGGCACAAGGACAGCGTGCGCGCCGTCGAGAACGGCAAGGTGAAGGTGCTGCGCGGCGACCACACCGGCACCGTCGAGCGGGTGAACGTGGATCTGGTGAACCTGCTCCTGGGTGCGGGCTACCTGCCCGTCCTGACCCCCCCCGCCGCGAGCTACGAGGGCGTGGCGATCAACGTGGACGGCGACCGGGCCGCCGCCGCCCTGGCGGTCGCCCTGAAGGCCGACGCCCTGCTGCTGCTCTCCAACGTGCCCGGCCTGCTGCGGGAGTACCCGGACGAGGGCAGTTTGATTCCCACCATTCCCGCGAACGACGTGGAGAGCTACCTCGACTTCGCTCAGGACCGCATGAAGAAGAAGGTGCTGGGGGCTGCCGAAGCCGTGCAGGGCGGCGTGAAGCGCGTGATCTTCGGGGACGCCCGCACCGGACGGCCAGTGAGCGCGGCGCTGGCGGGGGCGGGGACGGTGGTGAGTTGAGACGGGGTGAAGGGACAGCCCGGTGAATTTTGGAGGATGTGGAGGGCCAGGTCCTGAATTGCCCTTCCCAGACGTTGTTCTTTCTCCCTCCCCTTGAGGGGGAGGCCGGGACTCGCAGAGGGGGTGAGTGGCCTCGCCCCTCGGCGCGGTGAGGCGACAAGGCCTCTTGACCGCGTTGGCGTTTGCCCGGTCGCCCCCTCACCCCGGCCCTCTCCCGCCAGGGGAGAGGGAGAAAACCCTAACCCGCGCTATCCTCCCCACCCGATGACGCCCGCCGACTTGCTCTCTTTTCTCGCCAAGCGTGGCGGGCGCGAGTTCGCGGTGACCGCTTGTATGCGGCAGGGGCGCGGGAAAAAGGCGCGGCTGCACGAGGTCGGCGTCTACCGCCTGACCGCCCGCGGCGACGAGGTGCAGGCGACCGGGCCAAGCGGACAGACGCGGCTGCTTTCCCAGGCGACGTTTCTGGACCTGTTCGGCAACTACGAATTCAGGGCACCCGAGCCAACCGGCGTCCTGACCGACCTGGGGCCGCTGTTCTGCTGAAAGGCGAGGGGCCGGACACCTCACCTGTGCCCAGCCCCTGACCCGCTGCCGTTTACTGCTGGCTGTTCGGAATGGTGAACGCCTGGAGTTTCACCGTCACGTCGCGGGTCTGCCCATCCCGCTGCACGGTGAGGCGCAGGGTGTCGCCGATCTTCTTGTCAATCACGGCGCGGCGCAGGTCGTCGCCCTCGCTGACCGGCTGGCCGTCCACAGCGGTGATGATGTCCCCGCCCGTGGCGATCTGGTCCTGGCTGTTCTGGCGCCCGCTGCCCTGCGCGGCGGACACGTTGCCGCCCTTCAGCCCGGCCCGTGCGGCGGGGCTGCTGGGGTACACCTGCTGCACGAGCAGGCCCGTGGCCGGGAGCTTCAGGCTCTGGCGCTCATCCTGCGACAGGGCGCTGAGGTCGCTGAACAGGATGCCCAGGGTGGGCGTCTGGATCACACCGCCCGCCTGGAGCTGCGGCAGCAGGCGCTTGACGGTGTTCACGGGGATGGCGAAGCCCACGCCCGCGTTCTGGCCCACGCCGCTGACGGCCCCCGCCGGGGACAGAATCTGGGTGTTCACGCCGATCACCTGCCCGGCGCTGTTCAGCAGCGGGCCACCCGAGTTGCCGGGGTTGATCGCCGCGTCGGTCTGGAGGACGGGCTGCTCGACCTCCTTGGTTCCGACCGGCACGGTGCGCTCCACGCTGGAGATGATGCCCTCGGACACGCTGAAGTCCAGGCC is part of the Deinococcus apachensis DSM 19763 genome and encodes:
- the argC gene encoding N-acetyl-gamma-glutamyl-phosphate reductase, coding for MSGPDRLSVAIVGGSGYAGGEFLRLALGHPHLNVTQVTSERSAGQPVALVHPNLRGRTNLKFRKAAELEEADILVLALPHGSAARRMAEFEGKARVIVDLSADFRLKDPEVYRATYGEEHPTPERLNEWVYGNPELHREELRTATRIACAGCFATSVILPLYPLLKLGVLLPKDIIATGLVGSSAAGASATEASHHPERAGSLRVYKPVGHRHTAEAQQELPGRFPLHLTAISTPNVRGILTTIQAWIPDGYSDRDVWSAYREVYGQEPFIRIVKVAKGIHRYPDPVLLDGTNYCDLGFEMDLDSGRVVLMSAIDNLVKGTAGHALQSLNIAHGWDETAGLEFAGLHPA
- a CDS encoding response regulator; its protein translation is MTTPTPTPIEILLVEDSEPDIILTEEAFASAGVANRLHVARDGVEALEFLHHEPGFEDAPRPDIILLDINMPRMNGLEVLAELKRDPDLRSIPVIVLTTSQADEDILRSYQTHAASYVVKPVDFEHFYQAIQAFGRYMLSVVRLPPSV
- a CDS encoding DinB family protein, translated to MNILQAALGGGAIFPDPETLLDGLTFEVATRTVPGVPYTLADLLAHLSVTQRASLDLAAGRTDTWPEGLDLWPGLADERALDACLTDLRLGLAEAQALAADPSGRARDLLTDLAAHSAYHWGQVALLRRVLGEWPQ
- a CDS encoding DUF84 family protein, with translation MGLEGGVLLAGAEGRLFGIVAVAHARNGQVRVEVSRTADLRLPPAVTDRVRTGEELGVVMDELLGVTDIKRGVGSVGAVTGGLVTRADVWRQAVALAAAPLRDALPGGAGLYSG
- a CDS encoding GNAT family N-acetyltransferase, with product MTQGTEVSNNEAERRYELKQGGRVVGIAEYRPAGDAVMFTHTEVEEGHEGQGLGSQLIRAALDDVRSQGRQVVPMCQFVAAYIREHREYVDLVQPGQRGVFRL
- a CDS encoding MFS transporter: MTAPASSPSPAVPWVTRLTLLLTATLTIMSGATIAPSLPAMQAHFAGVPNADVLVRLTVTVVGLAIAVSAPLSGYLTDRIGRRPVLVAAMLLYALAGSSGLYTPNLWTLMLGRVLLGLAVGATMTAGSALVADLFAGAERARFLGLQSAFTSLGGVIFLPLGGLLANVGWRAPFAVYLAALLIVPLALRLPRGETARPGVAASDAERIPWRLVGPAYAVALVYMVVFYLMPTQLPYRLEGLGVAPARVGFVMGISTLSGALAALWFSRRGGTRTPALTTGLSLLALATGWTLVSLAPGALWVVPGLMIGGAGAGLVTPNLNTFLAALAPAHARGRVLSGLSASIFLGQFLSPLLAQPFVRGDDVSHAFGAGAIFAALVGVGLALTGWRLAVRRAARTG
- a CDS encoding [LysW]-aminoadipate kinase, which encodes MIIVKVGGSAGIDYDAVCADLAGLWKEGQWFVLVHGGSGETNRVAEALGHPPRFVTSPSGYTSRFTDRETLEIFEMVYCGKMNKGIVERLQRLGVNAVGLSGLDGRIFEGRHKDSVRAVENGKVKVLRGDHTGTVERVNVDLVNLLLGAGYLPVLTPPAASYEGVAINVDGDRAAAALAVALKADALLLLSNVPGLLREYPDEGSLIPTIPANDVESYLDFAQDRMKKKVLGAAEAVQGGVKRVIFGDARTGRPVSAALAGAGTVVS
- a CDS encoding S1C family serine protease is translated as MNKNLSLLALSGTLALGAFAGFELSERSNAQVANTPPAVTAQAATPSITTTYDSGRARTESEANTVQVVKARQDGLVYVSVTESTQDSPQAQLRKQLQDQFGFNVPGAPEGGGVEQGTGSGFFVNSQGDIITNNHVVEGASEITIRLHGNKQTYKAKVIGRAPDFDLALIRAEGLPQGAIKPIPLGDSSQLDVGLKAIAMGAPFGLDFSVSEGIISSVERTVPVGTKEVEQPVLQTDAAINPGNSGGPLLNSAGQVIGVNTQILSPAGAVSGVGQNAGVGFAIPVNTVKRLLPQLQAGGVIQTPTLGILFSDLSALSQDERQSLKLPATGLLVQQVYPSSPAARAGLKGGNVSAAQGSGRQNSQDQIATGGDIITAVDGQPVSEGDDLRRAVIDKKIGDTLRLTVQRDGQTRDVTVKLQAFTIPNSQQ